The following coding sequences are from one Rathayibacter sp. SW19 window:
- a CDS encoding DNA-binding response regulator, which produces MTWIDHERETSASVSASVPPPAPVLARAPVPPPAQAHVPVSVPPPSGSVRVALLDDHELLLDSLSTWIRMNEPQFELVLAVGTWVEMVHSPAFPTDLVLMDLQLKERISIEARVRTCRAAGAVVIVLTALDTVEDRERSLQAGAAAYLTKSQSAREVMAVARTAMGLPRVVASQADTVGEGGVRENAVIRPHLSRAEVIALGLYVAGHTTVEVASGMNVGYETAKTFLRRIRDKYAKAGRPTSTREDMIRRAAEDGYLT; this is translated from the coding sequence ATGACTTGGATTGATCACGAACGTGAAACGTCGGCGTCGGTATCGGCTTCGGTGCCGCCGCCCGCGCCCGTGCTCGCGCGCGCTCCGGTGCCGCCGCCCGCGCAGGCGCACGTGCCGGTGTCTGTGCCGCCGCCGTCAGGAAGCGTGCGTGTGGCACTGCTCGACGACCACGAGCTCTTGCTGGACAGCTTGTCGACCTGGATTCGCATGAACGAACCGCAGTTCGAGCTGGTTTTGGCGGTCGGCACCTGGGTCGAGATGGTGCACAGTCCTGCGTTTCCAACCGATCTCGTTCTGATGGATCTGCAGTTGAAAGAACGCATTTCGATCGAAGCACGCGTTCGGACATGTCGTGCGGCCGGTGCAGTTGTGATTGTGCTGACAGCGTTGGATACGGTCGAGGATCGGGAGCGCTCGCTTCAGGCGGGTGCTGCGGCTTACCTGACGAAGTCGCAGTCTGCGCGTGAGGTGATGGCGGTGGCTCGTACGGCGATGGGGTTGCCTCGAGTTGTGGCGTCGCAGGCCGATACCGTCGGTGAGGGCGGTGTGCGCGAAAATGCTGTGATCCGTCCGCATCTGAGTCGGGCGGAGGTCATTGCACTCGGGCTGTATGTGGCTGGACATACGACAGTGGAAGTGGCCAGTGGGATGAATGTCGGTTACGAGACGGCAAAGACGTTTTTGAGGCGAATTCGTGACAAATATGCGAAGGCGGGGCGGCCGACGAGTACGCGTGAGGACATGATTCGGCGGGCTGCTGAGGATGGCTACTTGACGTGA
- a CDS encoding class I SAM-dependent methyltransferase: protein MSAETHPFGRDYWEDRYGAPGLAWSGNPNPVLVTEVTPLAPGRALDVGSGEGADAMWLALQGWQVTGVDIALNALEKARGRAESVDRAAAARIDWQQHDLMTWSPEPGSYDLVSAQFMHLPEPRRTTLFRSLAAAVAPGGTLLIVGHDTNGMDTDGHSEHLLQLMFTIDDVLAAIDGEQLQIDVAESRVRAGGAVGGDADAAGRNGGGGGGGGGGGGADAAGRDGGGGGGGGGGGADAAGRDGGGGGGGGGGADAAGRVGDGGADAAGRDGDGDADAAGRDAGHHHTDAVGEGADSGADAGRDDGAGAGHGVLRDVVVKATRAG, encoded by the coding sequence ATGAGTGCGGAGACGCATCCGTTCGGTCGTGATTATTGGGAAGACCGCTACGGCGCACCCGGGCTCGCCTGGAGCGGCAACCCGAACCCCGTGCTGGTCACGGAGGTCACGCCGCTTGCACCAGGCCGCGCGCTCGATGTCGGCAGCGGTGAGGGCGCCGATGCGATGTGGCTCGCGTTGCAGGGGTGGCAGGTCACCGGTGTGGACATTGCGCTCAACGCGCTGGAGAAGGCGCGTGGGCGAGCGGAGTCCGTGGATCGGGCCGCCGCCGCGCGCATCGACTGGCAGCAGCACGACCTGATGACCTGGTCGCCCGAGCCGGGGTCGTACGACCTCGTCTCCGCACAGTTCATGCATCTGCCTGAGCCGCGGCGGACGACGCTGTTCCGCTCACTTGCAGCCGCCGTCGCACCGGGCGGCACCCTGCTGATCGTGGGGCACGACACGAACGGCATGGACACGGACGGCCACTCCGAACACCTGCTGCAACTCATGTTCACCATCGACGACGTGCTCGCTGCGATCGACGGCGAGCAGCTGCAGATCGATGTCGCGGAGTCGCGGGTGCGGGCTGGTGGCGCGGTTGGTGGTGATGCGGATGCTGCCGGTCGCAACGGTGGTGGTGGTGGTGGTGGTGGTGGTGGTGGTGGTGCGGATGCCGCCGGTCGCGACGGTGGTGGTGGTGGTGGTGGTGGTGGTGGTGGTGCGGATGCCGCCGGTCGCGACGGTGGTGGTGGTGGTGGTGGTGGTGGTGGTGCGGATGCCGCCGGTCGCGTCGGTGATGGTGGTGCGGATGCCGCCGGTCGCGACGGTGATGGAGATGCGGATGCCGCGGGTCGCGATGCAGGTCATCACCATACGGATGCTGTCGGTGAGGGCGCAGACAGCGGCGCGGATGCAGGCCGTGACGACGGTGCGGGCGCCGGGCACGGCGTCTTGCGGGACGTCGTCGTGAAGGCAACGCGCGCAGGTTAG
- a CDS encoding DUF222 domain-containing protein, translated as MSLIFDGITAKAERICRLAASVGDAEDRATAPAPSRATGSDDESNTPSNSGDDLERSEIDLIESFDDAGLLELSQASAELIRAAETIAALAAGEIERRSRRELGYDGLAQRNGHRSAGDLLRSINKSSFGDANRLVRVGRSMIESGSAPPDTPDSDASRPTLSGPDSAPWLAPVSAALLRGKLSPAQADSISRGLGNPAPGVDATALAREAARLVAEYSAAHADQLFMLARHARDDLDAAGIAEREQRMHAARSLKFFRRPDGMWRFIGLFDPESAAPVVGYFDAMTSPRRGGPRFVGRAQKAEAEAIAGDPRTTEQLLLDTFVDAVLAASELSPSTMLGSRRASVKILVAAPQLGAAGRSLEGSETGNAPAAGGAPESGQPPGAARDPVLGQDSTNTPRPAPHRETTPGSAPAPHRETTPGSAPAPHRESATGSAPAPHCAPESSTEPAHGGSHAPASTPAPGNALKSRRASETGSARESSTEPAPENLPGIGSGPGRIEGMPDPVSIETVERHLCNTGWAAVAFDDDGQCVNVGRDQRLFTARQRVGLAARDSGCCWPECDRPPAWTEAHHINEWKAHQGKTDIADGILACRFHHLLLHNRHWRIIRSGGQYALVPPRTEPDQRVRVLNNKSPALRDLMKSRSQSSQVRAGGVNAEWE; from the coding sequence ATGTCACTTATCTTCGATGGGATCACCGCAAAGGCAGAGCGCATCTGCCGGCTCGCGGCATCCGTCGGCGATGCCGAGGATCGCGCCACAGCTCCCGCGCCCTCCAGAGCGACAGGTAGTGACGACGAGAGCAATACACCCTCCAATTCGGGAGACGACCTCGAGCGAAGTGAGATCGACCTCATCGAGAGCTTCGATGATGCCGGTCTGCTCGAGCTGAGCCAGGCATCCGCCGAGTTAATTCGTGCGGCCGAAACCATCGCCGCTCTCGCGGCGGGCGAAATCGAACGACGCTCGCGCCGCGAGCTGGGTTATGACGGGCTCGCCCAACGCAACGGACATCGCAGCGCCGGCGACCTCCTCCGCAGCATCAACAAATCGTCGTTCGGCGACGCGAATCGACTCGTGCGCGTTGGTCGCTCGATGATCGAGTCTGGCTCAGCGCCACCCGACACGCCCGATTCGGATGCGTCGCGTCCTACCCTAAGCGGCCCGGATTCCGCTCCCTGGCTCGCGCCCGTCTCCGCGGCTCTCTTGCGCGGAAAGTTGTCGCCGGCGCAGGCCGACAGCATCAGTCGTGGGTTGGGAAACCCTGCGCCCGGCGTTGACGCAACGGCACTGGCGCGCGAGGCCGCGCGCCTTGTCGCCGAGTACTCAGCTGCGCACGCGGACCAACTGTTCATGCTCGCGCGACACGCACGAGACGACCTCGATGCGGCGGGGATCGCGGAGCGAGAGCAGCGGATGCACGCGGCGCGTTCCCTGAAATTCTTTCGGCGGCCTGATGGCATGTGGCGATTCATCGGTCTCTTTGATCCCGAATCGGCGGCACCGGTGGTGGGCTACTTCGACGCGATGACCAGCCCACGACGCGGCGGGCCCAGGTTTGTCGGTCGCGCGCAAAAGGCCGAAGCCGAAGCGATCGCGGGCGATCCACGCACCACCGAGCAGCTACTCCTGGACACGTTCGTCGATGCGGTGCTCGCCGCGTCCGAGCTGTCACCGTCGACAATGCTCGGCTCGCGTCGTGCGAGCGTCAAGATCCTCGTGGCGGCCCCGCAGTTGGGCGCCGCCGGCAGGAGTTTAGAAGGGTCCGAAACCGGGAACGCACCCGCCGCCGGCGGCGCACCCGAGTCTGGGCAGCCACCTGGAGCCGCCCGTGATCCGGTGCTCGGACAAGACTCGACGAACACGCCAAGGCCAGCACCTCACCGCGAGACCACACCCGGCAGTGCGCCCGCACCTCACCGCGAGACCACACCCGGCAGTGCGCCCGCACCTCACCGCGAGTCCGCAACTGGCAGTGCGCCCGCACCTCACTGCGCGCCCGAATCAAGCACCGAGCCCGCTCATGGAGGCTCGCACGCACCGGCCAGCACGCCCGCACCGGGCAACGCGCTAAAATCTCGCCGCGCGTCCGAAACTGGCAGCGCACGCGAATCAAGCACCGAGCCCGCACCTGAAAACCTGCCCGGAATCGGCAGCGGCCCAGGGCGGATCGAAGGCATGCCAGACCCTGTCTCGATCGAAACAGTCGAGCGTCATCTGTGCAACACGGGCTGGGCCGCAGTCGCCTTCGACGACGACGGCCAATGCGTGAACGTCGGCCGAGATCAACGCTTGTTCACAGCCAGGCAGCGAGTCGGCCTTGCCGCTCGAGACTCCGGATGCTGCTGGCCCGAATGCGACCGCCCTCCCGCCTGGACGGAAGCTCACCATATCAACGAGTGGAAGGCGCATCAGGGCAAAACGGATATTGCCGATGGGATTCTGGCATGCCGTTTCCATCACCTTTTGCTGCACAACCGGCATTGGCGCATCATCCGAAGTGGTGGGCAGTACGCACTCGTGCCACCCCGCACCGAGCCCGACCAACGCGTGCGAGTTCTGAACAACAAGAGCCCAGCACTCCGTGACCTGATGAAATCACGCTCCCAATCCAGCCAAGTTCGGGCGGGTGGGGTCAATGCCGAGTGGGAATAG
- a CDS encoding sugar O-acetyltransferase, producing MSGDRLMRIRSSEFEAMAERVLRVTELTSRLNVLPFDDEVGKAALFEQILGQPLPGGVTIYPPFYTDHGLHLDLGDRVFINQGCTFLDYAGIRLAERVMVGPKVTFITSGHPVDPVERKLYLTGAPIDVAENVWIGAGATILPGVSIGRDAVIAAGSVVADDVPAASLVTGQKATVRRQW from the coding sequence ATGTCTGGTGACCGGCTCATGCGCATCCGTAGTTCGGAATTTGAGGCGATGGCTGAGCGAGTCTTGCGCGTTACCGAGCTGACGTCGCGATTGAATGTGTTGCCGTTCGACGACGAGGTGGGCAAGGCGGCGCTGTTTGAGCAGATTCTGGGTCAGCCGTTGCCTGGTGGTGTGACGATTTATCCGCCCTTCTACACGGACCATGGGTTGCATTTGGATCTTGGTGATCGTGTGTTCATCAATCAGGGTTGTACGTTTCTCGACTATGCCGGGATTCGGTTGGCTGAGCGTGTGATGGTTGGTCCGAAGGTGACGTTCATTACGAGTGGGCATCCGGTGGATCCGGTGGAGCGCAAGCTGTATCTGACGGGTGCGCCGATTGATGTTGCGGAGAATGTGTGGATTGGTGCGGGCGCGACCATTTTGCCGGGTGTGAGTATTGGTCGTGATGCAGTGATTGCGGCGGGGTCGGTTGTTGCCGATGATGTGCCGGCCGCGAGTTTGGTGACTGGTCAGAAGGCGACTGTGCGCCGGCAGTGGTGA
- a CDS encoding sensor histidine kinase — protein sequence MSLGLPSHLARKANSRALAGATRVCGLTALGLAAVCVIAPDLFPPVQAGSTRVVAKTSALAHVPGAPSSGAQITGVSALIEPASMVFVSIIGVLAVAVLAGMYLLLNRRHSVPFMVATLVVGAVSAFLYALVVLIQSPAYPGTYLFVFALPVIALTFIGGTGSGSLTGIIWATAGYTVGELAVFEATVVTSRKFDLGWPALVAYLIVVAVLALDGLTRNLKRGAQGNILRALRVEQMALVQKSVAADAAADLHDTVLSQLSVLAHTSPGPLGARLRDRIEDSLASWGRDRAAALARDAEHARTVDDLWIESGLASAIEQARDQGLTITVSGNRSVLARLNADRQRAVALAVRQCLANVLLHSGQSVAELTLASGPREVSVMVVDPGRGFDEAQTPADRMGLRRSIRERIERVGGHVAVFSRPGAGTSVSLVLPFSDAPGDVGDEDSGGGAQHPDDGVAP from the coding sequence ATGTCGCTCGGGCTGCCCAGCCATTTGGCACGTAAGGCGAACAGTCGTGCCTTGGCGGGCGCGACACGCGTCTGCGGGCTGACCGCGCTGGGCCTCGCAGCGGTGTGTGTGATCGCACCTGATCTGTTCCCTCCAGTTCAGGCCGGGTCGACGCGCGTGGTTGCAAAGACTTCTGCGCTCGCGCACGTGCCTGGTGCGCCATCGTCCGGTGCGCAAATAACAGGTGTGTCCGCGCTCATCGAACCGGCGTCGATGGTGTTCGTTTCGATCATCGGCGTTCTGGCGGTTGCGGTGTTGGCGGGCATGTATCTGCTGCTGAATCGCCGGCATTCTGTGCCGTTCATGGTCGCGACACTCGTTGTCGGTGCCGTAAGCGCGTTCCTCTACGCGCTTGTGGTCCTCATTCAGAGTCCGGCTTACCCCGGCACGTACCTGTTTGTGTTCGCCCTGCCCGTCATCGCACTCACGTTTATCGGCGGCACCGGATCCGGAAGTCTGACCGGCATCATCTGGGCAACGGCGGGATACACCGTCGGCGAGCTGGCCGTCTTTGAGGCCACAGTTGTCACCAGTCGCAAGTTCGACCTCGGATGGCCCGCGTTGGTCGCTTATCTGATTGTCGTCGCCGTTCTAGCTCTCGACGGGCTGACCCGCAATCTGAAGCGAGGTGCGCAGGGCAACATCCTGCGTGCTCTGCGCGTCGAGCAGATGGCGCTTGTGCAGAAATCCGTCGCAGCGGATGCCGCAGCCGATCTTCACGACACCGTTCTCAGTCAATTGTCGGTGCTTGCGCACACATCGCCCGGTCCACTCGGCGCGCGTCTGCGCGACCGGATCGAGGACAGCCTCGCGAGTTGGGGTCGCGACCGGGCTGCTGCGTTGGCACGCGATGCCGAGCATGCACGCACGGTTGACGATTTGTGGATCGAGAGCGGCCTCGCATCCGCTATCGAGCAAGCGCGGGATCAAGGTCTGACCATCACGGTCAGCGGGAATCGCAGTGTGCTCGCCCGACTCAACGCAGACCGTCAGCGTGCCGTTGCTCTCGCGGTGCGACAGTGTCTGGCGAATGTGTTGCTGCATTCAGGTCAGTCCGTTGCGGAGTTGACGTTGGCGTCGGGTCCACGCGAGGTGTCGGTGATGGTTGTCGATCCGGGCCGCGGATTCGATGAGGCGCAAACGCCGGCGGATCGGATGGGTCTTCGACGTTCCATTCGCGAGCGGATCGAACGTGTCGGTGGGCACGTTGCAGTCTTCTCGCGACCCGGTGCTGGAACATCCGTTTCGTTGGTCTTGCCGTTTTCGGATGCGCCCGGTGATGTCGGTGACGAAGATAGCGGTGGGGGAGCACAGCATCCGGATGATGGAGTGGCGCCGTGA
- a CDS encoding intein-containing Rv2578c family radical SAM protein: MRWNTQELTAEQQNTLPGLAKLNNFVRSVRTPEFAGITFHEVLAKSALNKVPGGGGALPFGWTINPYRGCSHACAYCLHPETLILMGDGRQKPLWQVEVGDEIYGTRTVGRYRRYTKTTVLASWNTRKRAFRITLADGTQLTASADHRFLTEHGWKYVTGSMSGPSRRPYLTTDNKLIGFGTAREAGGQLVVGARSIEGARSIEQADRIEQADRIEQADRIEQADLIKQADRIEQADLIKQADLIKQADLIKQADSIKQADSMKQADSIVGALSFDGVALKSDANLQIVAIDDLGETIDMIDITTGTGDFIANGVVSHNCFARPTHRYLDLNMGTDFDSEIIVKVNVAEVLARELAKPSWGRHPVALGTNTDPYQRAEGRYALMPGIIEALAGSGTPFSILTKGTLLRRDLDLLADASTRVPVDLAMSIAIYDDELQQSVEPGTPSTKARLATVTAVREHGMDCSVFMMPILPFLTDTREHLDEAMRQAKAAGASSVLYTALYLKPGVKEWFMFWLEREHPELVERYTALYAEKAYAPVGYRKWLAARVKPLIAKYGLRRGREDPTTGGVLSSAPVSMTRRTDAPPVAFREQHDSAGERPGADGIEASAPTLF, from the coding sequence GTGCGTTGGAATACCCAAGAACTGACCGCCGAGCAGCAGAACACGTTGCCTGGCTTGGCGAAGTTGAACAACTTCGTGCGTTCGGTGCGTACACCGGAGTTCGCTGGTATTACCTTCCACGAGGTGCTTGCGAAGTCAGCGCTCAATAAGGTGCCCGGTGGCGGTGGTGCGTTGCCGTTTGGCTGGACGATCAACCCGTACCGTGGTTGCTCGCATGCGTGTGCCTACTGCCTGCATCCAGAGACACTCATCCTGATGGGCGATGGGCGGCAGAAGCCTCTTTGGCAGGTCGAGGTCGGTGATGAGATCTACGGTACAAGAACTGTCGGCCGCTACCGGCGCTATACCAAGACGACCGTATTAGCGTCGTGGAATACGCGGAAGCGGGCGTTCCGCATCACGCTCGCCGATGGCACGCAGCTCACGGCAAGTGCTGACCACCGATTTCTCACTGAGCACGGGTGGAAGTACGTCACAGGGTCGATGTCGGGGCCGTCACGGCGCCCATATCTGACGACGGATAACAAGCTCATCGGGTTCGGGACCGCCAGGGAAGCCGGAGGTCAGTTGGTTGTGGGCGCCAGGTCGATCGAGGGTGCCAGGTCGATCGAGCAAGCCGACCGGATCGAGCAAGCCGACCGGATCGAGCAGGCCGACCGGATCGAGCAAGCCGACTTGATCAAGCAGGCCGACCGGATCGAGCAAGCCGACTTGATCAAGCAGGCCGACTTGATCAAGCAAGCCGACTTGATCAAGCAGGCCGACTCGATCAAGCAAGCCGACTCGATGAAGCAAGCCGACTCGATCGTGGGAGCCCTGTCGTTCGATGGCGTCGCTCTCAAGTCAGACGCTAACCTGCAGATCGTCGCTATCGACGACCTCGGCGAAACCATCGACATGATCGATATCACCACAGGCACCGGCGACTTCATCGCGAACGGCGTCGTCAGCCACAATTGCTTCGCCCGGCCGACGCACCGCTACCTCGATCTCAACATGGGCACCGACTTCGACAGCGAGATCATCGTCAAGGTGAACGTTGCCGAGGTGCTCGCGCGCGAGCTGGCGAAGCCGAGTTGGGGGCGGCATCCGGTTGCGTTGGGAACGAATACCGACCCATATCAGCGCGCGGAGGGGCGGTATGCGCTCATGCCAGGCATCATCGAGGCGCTCGCCGGGTCGGGAACGCCGTTCAGCATCCTGACGAAAGGAACGCTGCTGCGTCGCGATCTCGACCTGCTGGCGGATGCGTCGACTCGCGTTCCCGTGGACCTCGCCATGTCGATCGCGATATATGACGATGAACTGCAGCAGTCCGTTGAGCCAGGAACGCCGAGCACTAAGGCGCGGCTTGCGACTGTGACGGCGGTTCGCGAGCACGGGATGGACTGCTCCGTGTTCATGATGCCGATTCTGCCGTTTCTGACTGACACGCGCGAGCATCTGGATGAGGCGATGCGCCAGGCGAAGGCGGCCGGGGCGAGTTCGGTGCTGTATACCGCGCTGTACCTGAAGCCCGGTGTCAAGGAATGGTTTATGTTCTGGCTGGAGCGGGAGCATCCGGAATTGGTGGAGCGCTATACGGCGTTGTATGCGGAGAAGGCGTATGCGCCGGTGGGTTATCGCAAGTGGCTTGCAGCGCGCGTGAAGCCGTTGATCGCGAAGTATGGGCTGCGACGTGGGCGGGAGGATCCGACGACCGGTGGGGTGTTGTCGTCTGCGCCTGTTTCGATGACACGCCGAACGGATGCGCCACCGGTCGCATTTAGAGAGCAGCACGATTCGGCTGGCGAGCGTCCTGGTGCGGACGGGATCGAGGCTTCGGCGCCAACGCTGTTCTGA
- a CDS encoding AlkA N-terminal domain-containing protein, with protein sequence MAARALRLIADGELDRTGAEGVARRLGVTSRQVLRAVEFQAGCGPLAVARAARAHLARLLLTATTIPVAEVATAAGCTSVRQFNSTILQFYGMTPGAIRGGAGRRGEYGVVGVGVGVGVGVGVGVGAGRRTDGANASVTRAADARALDGRASDEGAQVARTPNARAVVARASVTRASVASARVPQAAGPLVLRCNLPVRRPFDAAGIFDFLAASAVADVEEGGECWYARTVRLPHGAGHFRVDSRGTGGRVAAGGSRSALLVQLTVQDPRDIATLYSRVRHLLDADADPIPIDARLAQDPALASSVAAHPGVRVPGTVDIEETLFRVLIGQRATAFAARALLNRLARLLGEATPWGLLFPTVDAIAANARAVLTGPTERIRTIIDIAQAIVAARPHLHYGCSRAELANTLSAFPGIDASTIDRVMQRVLGATDVLLTDVLFAGDARLRRGAEQLRMPTNPTTLAHHAMLWSPWQSYAAMHLWQAANAGQ encoded by the coding sequence TTGGCAGCGAGAGCGTTGCGGCTGATTGCGGACGGTGAGCTCGATCGCACCGGTGCGGAGGGCGTGGCACGCCGTCTCGGTGTCACCAGTCGGCAGGTGCTGCGTGCCGTGGAGTTTCAAGCGGGATGCGGACCGCTGGCTGTCGCGCGTGCCGCGCGCGCTCATCTGGCTCGGCTTCTCCTGACGGCGACGACGATTCCGGTCGCCGAGGTTGCAACGGCCGCTGGATGCACCAGTGTGCGCCAGTTCAACTCGACGATCTTGCAGTTTTATGGCATGACGCCCGGTGCCATCCGTGGGGGTGCGGGTCGGCGCGGGGAGTACGGTGTCGTCGGTGTCGGTGTCGGTGTCGGTGTCGGTGTCGGCGTCGGCGTCGGCGCTGGTAGACGAACGGACGGAGCGAACGCGTCCGTCACCCGCGCAGCTGACGCACGCGCACTGGATGGCCGCGCTTCTGACGAAGGCGCACAGGTCGCCCGAACACCTAACGCACGCGCGGTGGTGGCCCGCGCATCCGTCACCCGCGCATCCGTCGCTTCTGCGCGCGTGCCGCAGGCAGCCGGCCCGCTCGTACTGCGCTGCAACCTGCCGGTGCGCCGTCCGTTCGACGCTGCCGGGATCTTCGATTTCCTGGCGGCCAGCGCCGTCGCCGATGTCGAAGAGGGTGGCGAGTGCTGGTACGCCCGCACCGTGCGCCTTCCACACGGTGCGGGTCACTTCCGTGTCGACAGCCGTGGCACTGGCGGACGGGTTGCCGCTGGCGGCAGTCGCAGTGCCCTCCTGGTGCAGCTCACTGTGCAGGATCCGCGCGATATTGCAACCCTGTACTCGCGTGTGCGGCACCTGCTCGACGCCGACGCGGACCCGATCCCCATCGACGCACGCCTCGCACAGGATCCCGCCCTTGCGTCGAGCGTTGCTGCCCATCCCGGTGTGCGCGTGCCCGGCACGGTTGACATCGAGGAGACGTTGTTCCGCGTACTGATCGGGCAGCGGGCAACGGCGTTCGCCGCGCGTGCACTGCTCAACCGGCTCGCGCGTCTGCTCGGCGAGGCGACACCGTGGGGGCTGCTGTTCCCCACGGTCGATGCGATCGCGGCCAACGCTCGTGCGGTTCTGACCGGCCCGACCGAACGCATCCGCACCATCATTGACATCGCGCAGGCAATCGTGGCTGCTCGTCCGCATCTGCATTACGGATGCTCCCGCGCCGAGCTCGCAAACACCCTCAGTGCATTCCCTGGCATCGACGCTTCGACGATCGACCGTGTCATGCAGCGTGTGCTCGGCGCGACCGATGTTCTGCTCACTGACGTTCTGTTCGCGGGCGATGCGCGCCTCCGTCGAGGAGCCGAACAATTGCGGATGCCGACCAACCCCACCACCCTTGCCCACCACGCGATGCTCTGGTCACCGTGGCAAAGCTATGCGGCGATGCACCTGTGGCAGGCTGCAAATGCGGGGCAGTAG
- a CDS encoding thymidine kinase has translation MAKLYFRYGAMNSGKSTAMLQAAYNYEERGHRVLLTKPAIDTKGDLGILSRLGVRREVDFLITPDADLYARFQQHRQRTVKRFERDVSCLLVDEAQFLSEAQVDDLLRIAILENIPVLAYGIRTDFQTVAFPGSRRLLEIAHSLEELKTICRCGRKAVFNARKIGGMFVFDGDQVAIDGADVSYESLCGACYLQESQGVLNSGRRRWPVESGPTYNDEPDPDFT, from the coding sequence GTGGCAAAACTGTATTTCCGCTATGGGGCGATGAACAGCGGCAAAAGCACTGCGATGCTTCAGGCTGCGTACAACTATGAAGAGCGTGGACATCGTGTTCTGCTGACGAAGCCGGCGATTGATACGAAGGGTGATCTGGGCATCCTGTCTCGTCTGGGGGTGCGTCGTGAGGTCGACTTTCTGATCACACCCGATGCTGATCTGTATGCGCGTTTTCAGCAGCATCGGCAGCGTACAGTCAAGCGTTTTGAGCGTGATGTCAGTTGTCTTCTGGTGGATGAAGCTCAGTTTCTCAGTGAGGCGCAGGTGGATGACTTGCTGCGGATCGCGATACTGGAGAATATTCCGGTACTGGCATATGGCATCCGGACGGATTTTCAGACGGTTGCTTTTCCGGGGAGTCGTCGTCTGTTGGAGATTGCGCATTCGCTTGAGGAACTCAAGACGATCTGTCGTTGTGGTCGCAAGGCGGTGTTCAATGCGCGCAAGATCGGCGGCATGTTTGTCTTCGATGGTGACCAGGTTGCGATTGACGGTGCGGATGTGTCGTACGAGTCGCTGTGTGGCGCTTGCTACTTGCAGGAGAGCCAGGGTGTGTTGAACAGTGGTCGTCGGCGTTGGCCGGTGGAATCGGGGCCGACTTACAACGATGAACCGGATCCGGACTTTACGTAG